Proteins from a genomic interval of Brachybacterium vulturis:
- a CDS encoding type II toxin-antitoxin system RelE/ParE family toxin: MIRSFGSKDTERIWHEQYVKRVDRTVQRATMRKLELIHAAKDVGDLRIPPGNRLERLVGDRRGQHSIRVNAQWRICFVWRDGGAEDVELVDYH, encoded by the coding sequence GTGATCAGATCGTTCGGGAGCAAGGACACCGAACGCATCTGGCATGAGCAGTACGTCAAGCGCGTCGACCGGACGGTGCAGCGGGCGACCATGCGGAAGCTCGAACTCATCCACGCGGCCAAGGACGTGGGGGATCTCCGGATTCCTCCCGGGAACCGGCTGGAGCGGTTGGTGGGCGACCGTCGGGGTCAGCACAGCATCCGCGTCAATGCGCAGTGGCGTATCTGCTTCGTCTGGAGAGATGGAGGAGCAGAAGATGTCGAACTCGTCGACTACCACTGA
- a CDS encoding type II toxin-antitoxin system Phd/YefM family antitoxin, translating into MEITATKARDQLGRLIDRAHSEPVYLTRHDRRVGAIVDADTLDRLMEAAEELDDIAAYDAAKAEGGESVTLDELRRELGL; encoded by the coding sequence ATGGAGATCACCGCAACCAAGGCACGCGACCAGCTCGGTCGGCTCATCGACCGAGCGCACAGCGAGCCCGTGTACCTCACTCGCCACGATCGGCGGGTGGGCGCGATCGTGGATGCCGACACGCTCGATCGGCTGATGGAAGCGGCCGAGGAACTTGACGACATCGCGGCCTATGACGCGGCGAAGGCCGAAGGCGGAGAGAGCGTCACGCTGGATGAGCTCCGTCGCGAGCTCGGTCTATGA
- a CDS encoding HigA family addiction module antitoxin — protein sequence MSNSSTTTESDLIEPIHPGEVLMEDFIEGFGITQNKLAVSIGVPPRRINEIVHGKRGITADTAIRLARYFGTSEELWMNLQSNYELRLGRRALREKVAAITPLQIA from the coding sequence ATGTCGAACTCGTCGACTACCACTGAGAGTGACTTGATCGAGCCGATCCATCCCGGGGAGGTCCTCATGGAGGACTTCATTGAGGGGTTCGGGATCACGCAGAACAAGCTTGCTGTGTCGATCGGTGTGCCGCCGCGGCGGATCAACGAGATCGTGCACGGCAAGCGGGGCATCACGGCGGACACGGCGATCCGTCTGGCGCGGTACTTCGGGACGTCCGAGGAGTTGTGGATGAACCTGCAGTCGAACTACGAGTTGCGGCTCGGACGGCGGGCGTTGCGCGAGAAGGTCGCTGCGATCACTCCGCTGCAGATCGCATGA
- a CDS encoding alpha/beta fold hydrolase: MTGGVRRTVRRDDVELSVTDRGGDGPPLLLLHGLAGSSRELLPTADALTDSFHVLLLDQRGHGLSTRRPVDLSRRAFVDDVVAVLEQIVSGEPWSLVGQSMGAHTAFLAAAARPDIVGRLVMLEGHVIGSDDPGEAVGLGRYFASWPVPFLDEAEARVFLGADAIVDAWVADLEAAHDGLRPRFDADVMQRTIEAVHEPRWEDWEALKIPTLAIFAKDGMFSEADKDELILRRRATDRIDLSAGSHDAHLDASDEWIGALRQWLPSGAEPDVLL; this comes from the coding sequence ATGACGGGCGGCGTCCGTCGGACGGTCCGCCGCGATGATGTGGAGCTCTCCGTCACTGATCGTGGCGGCGATGGGCCCCCTCTCCTTCTCTTGCACGGGCTCGCCGGCAGCTCACGGGAACTCCTGCCCACCGCGGATGCGCTCACCGACTCCTTCCATGTTCTGCTCCTGGACCAGCGAGGTCACGGTCTCAGCACGCGCCGACCGGTCGACCTGTCACGCAGGGCCTTCGTGGATGACGTCGTTGCAGTGCTCGAGCAGATCGTGTCCGGAGAGCCTTGGTCGCTCGTCGGACAGTCGATGGGTGCGCACACGGCATTCCTTGCTGCCGCTGCGCGCCCAGATATCGTCGGGCGTCTCGTGATGCTCGAAGGACACGTCATCGGCAGTGACGATCCGGGCGAGGCCGTGGGGCTGGGGAGGTATTTCGCGTCGTGGCCGGTGCCGTTCCTCGACGAGGCTGAAGCTCGCGTTTTCCTTGGAGCGGATGCGATCGTCGATGCGTGGGTCGCCGACCTCGAGGCGGCCCACGATGGGCTGCGACCGCGGTTCGACGCCGATGTCATGCAACGCACGATCGAAGCCGTGCACGAGCCGCGCTGGGAGGATTGGGAGGCGCTGAAGATCCCGACTCTCGCGATCTTCGCGAAGGACGGAATGTTCAGCGAAGCCGACAAGGACGAGCTGATCCTGCGTCGCCGGGCGACCGATCGCATCGATTTGTCTGCGGGGAGCCATGATGCGCATCTTGATGCCTCCGACGAATGGATCGGAGCGCTTCGCCAGTGGTTGCCCTCCGGCGCGGAGCCAGACGTTCTGCTCTGA
- a CDS encoding type II toxin-antitoxin system RelE family toxin yields the protein MTYAVRIASAAGRQIRRLPRDGQERVAAVLVLLADEPRPPASKKLTGRDAWRVRTGNWRVIYEIHDDELLVLVVAAGNRRDVYRR from the coding sequence ATGACCTATGCGGTTCGAATCGCGTCTGCCGCGGGTCGTCAGATCCGTAGGCTCCCGCGTGATGGTCAGGAGCGAGTCGCCGCCGTACTCGTCCTGCTGGCCGACGAGCCTCGGCCGCCAGCGTCGAAGAAGCTCACCGGCCGTGACGCCTGGCGAGTTCGCACGGGGAACTGGCGAGTCATCTACGAGATCCACGATGACGAACTCCTCGTCCTGGTCGTCGCGGCGGGGAACAGGCGTGACGTCTACCGGCGCTGA
- the ychF gene encoding redox-regulated ATPase YchF has protein sequence MALTIGIVGLPNVGKSTLFNALTRAEVLAANYPFATIDPNIGMVPLPDPRLAELATVFGSQKLLSATVSFVDIAGIVKGASEGEGLGNKFLANIREADAICQVTRAFADPDVTRVEGSVSPSDDMEIIATELILADLQTIENSMQRLEKDTKRGLVDPAVLPNVIKAKALLETGATLYQGAEGAGIDVAALRELQLMTAKPFIYVFNTDEEGLADTASQQALRNLVAPAEAIFLDAKFESELIELDEDEAAEMLESTGQEESGLAQLARVGFDTLGLQTYLTAGPKESRAWTIPKGATAPQAAGVIHTDFERGFIKAEIVSFDQLMEAGSMAEAKAKGKVRIEGKDYVMRDGDVVEFRFNV, from the coding sequence GGGACTGCCCAACGTCGGCAAGTCCACCCTCTTCAACGCCCTGACCCGCGCCGAGGTCCTCGCCGCGAACTACCCGTTCGCGACGATCGATCCCAACATCGGCATGGTCCCGCTGCCCGACCCGCGGCTCGCCGAGCTCGCGACCGTGTTCGGCAGCCAGAAGCTGCTGTCGGCGACGGTGTCCTTCGTGGACATCGCCGGCATCGTCAAGGGCGCCAGCGAGGGAGAGGGCCTGGGCAACAAGTTCCTCGCCAACATACGCGAGGCCGACGCGATCTGCCAGGTCACCCGCGCATTCGCCGATCCCGACGTGACTCGCGTGGAGGGCTCCGTCTCTCCGTCCGACGACATGGAGATCATCGCCACCGAGCTGATCCTCGCCGACCTCCAGACCATCGAGAACTCGATGCAGCGACTGGAGAAGGACACCAAGCGCGGCTTGGTCGACCCCGCCGTGCTGCCGAACGTCATCAAGGCGAAGGCTCTGCTGGAGACCGGAGCAACGCTCTACCAGGGTGCAGAGGGCGCCGGCATCGACGTGGCCGCACTCCGCGAGCTGCAGCTGATGACCGCCAAGCCCTTCATCTACGTCTTCAACACCGACGAGGAGGGTCTCGCGGACACCGCCTCGCAGCAGGCGCTGCGGAACCTGGTCGCTCCCGCCGAGGCGATCTTCCTCGATGCGAAGTTCGAGTCCGAGCTGATCGAGCTCGACGAGGACGAGGCCGCCGAGATGCTCGAGTCCACCGGTCAGGAGGAGTCCGGGCTGGCCCAGCTGGCGCGCGTCGGCTTCGACACCCTGGGCCTGCAGACCTACCTCACCGCCGGTCCCAAGGAATCCCGGGCCTGGACCATCCCCAAGGGAGCCACCGCCCCGCAGGCCGCCGGCGTCATCCACACCGATTTCGAGCGCGGCTTCATCAAGGCCGAGATCGTCTCCTTCGACCAGCTCATGGAAGCCGGCTCCATGGCCGAGGCCAAGGCCAAGGGCAAGGTGCGCATCGAGGGCAAGGACTACGTGATGCGCGATGGCGACGTGGTGGAGTTCAGGTTTAACGTCTAG